A part of Cannabis sativa cultivar Pink pepper isolate KNU-18-1 chromosome 6, ASM2916894v1, whole genome shotgun sequence genomic DNA contains:
- the LOC133039516 gene encoding uncharacterized protein LOC133039516, whose protein sequence is MLCPGGHLNFFDVPQQYKDQVLNRIRYYFDIDGNPHRDLLMGTLYSVMAEEYSERKTLRHKHFKQHYKKPEDWDTVLKFPPDYLNTETWKPVCELFVSEAFLNRSTKNKSNRQLMKYPTTQGTKSLASIRHGMGGPPGEHVVEAWKEIHVKKPSGTFVNELAAKDYVSD, encoded by the exons ATGTTGTGCCCGGGTGGTCATCTAAATTTTTTTGATGTACCCCAACAATACAAGGATCAAGTGCTCAATCGAATTAGA TACTACTTTGATATCGATGGGAATCCCCATCGAGACCTACTTATGGGGACTTTATATTCGGTGATGGCGGAGGAGTATAGTGAGCGAAAGACACTCAGACACAAGCATTTCaaacaacattacaaaaaaccagaagattgggacacagttctcaaattcccccctgactacttgaataccgagacttggaaaccggtttgcgaattgttcgttagcgaggcatttttgaatcgttcaactaaaaataaatcgaatcggcaactaatgaaatatccaacaacGCAAGGCACAAAATCGTTGGCGTCCATACGCCACGGAATG GGGGGTCCTCCTGGAGAGCATGTAGTTGAAGCATGGAAGGAGATCCATGTGAAAAAACCGTCTGGAACTTTCGTTAATGAATTAGCTGCAAAAGATTATGTAAGTgattaa